In the Malania oleifera isolate guangnan ecotype guangnan chromosome 1, ASM2987363v1, whole genome shotgun sequence genome, one interval contains:
- the LOC131163870 gene encoding salicylate carboxymethyltransferase-like: MEVAQVLRMNGGIGEASYASNSLVQRKVLSMTKPVTEEAITKLYCSTFPARLAIADLGCSSGPNAFFAVSEVIGAIHDLCKKLGCPPPEVQVFLNDLPGNDFNNIFRSLPKFPAATAPCFFTGVPGSFYGRLFPAGSLQFVHSSYSLQWLSQVPEGLEGNKGNIYMARTSPAGVLKAYYEQFKRDFSEFLKCRAEELVEGGRMVLTFLGRKSEDPSSKEGCYIWELLALALNQMVSEGLVEEEQMDSFNIPQYTPSPMEVKSEVVKEGSFAIDYLEASKVNWNVSDDDFSSSHIYKDGAYNVATCMRAVAEPLLLGHFGNAINIDEVFCRYRKIIANRMAKERTEFINVTISLTKIN; the protein is encoded by the exons ATGGAAGTAGCTCAAGTGCTCCGCATGAATGGAGGAATCGGAGAAGCTAGCTACGCTTCCAACTCCTTAGTTCAG AGAAAGGTGCTGTCCATGACAAAGCCCGTAACGGAGGAAGCCATAACCAAGCTCTACTGCAGCACCTTCCCGGCGCGCCTGGCAATTGCAGACCTGGGCTGCTCTTCTGGCCCCAATGCTTTCTTCGCCGTCTCCGAGGTCATCGGTGCCATCCACGATCTCTGCAAGAAATTGGGCTGCCCGCCGCCGGAGGTTCAAGTGTTCTTGAACGATCTTCCGGGAAACGACTTCAATAACATATTCAGGTCCCTGCCCAAGTTCCCCGCCGCTACTGCGCCGTGTTTCTTCACCGGAGTTCCGGGTTCTTTCTACGGCAGGCTTTTCCCCGCCGGGAGCCTGCAGTTTGTGCATTCTTCTTACAGTCTGCAATGGCTGTCTCAG GTTCCGGAAGGGTTGGAGGGCAACAAAGGGAACATATACATGGCGAGGACGAGCCCGGCGGGGGTGCTGAAAGCATACTACGAGCAGTTTAAGAGGGATTTTTCGGAGTTTCTGAAGTGTAGGGCGGAGGAATTGGTGGAAGGAGGGCGCATGGTTTTGACATTTCTGGGGAGGAAGAGCGAAGACCCATCAAGCAAAGAAGGTTGCTATATTTGGGAGCTTCTGGCCCTCGCCCTCAATCAAATGGTCTCTGAG GGGCTCGTAGAAGAAGAGCAAATGGATTCATTTAACATTCCACAATACACACCGTCCCCTATGGAAGTAAAATCTGAGGTTGTTAAGGAAGGATCGTTCGCCATAGACTACCTGGAGGCATCCAAAGTGAATTGGAATGTGTCCGATGACGATTTCTCTTCTTCTCATATATACAAGGACGGTGCTTACAACGTTGCAACGTGCATGAGAGCTGTGGCTGAACCCTTGCTCCTCGGTCACTTTGGGAATGCCATAAATATCGATGAAGTATTTTGCAGGTATAGGAAGATTATTGCGAATCGCATGGCCAAAGAGAGAACTGAGTTTATTAATGTCACTATTTCCTTGACAAAAATAAACTAG